One Brassica napus cultivar Da-Ae chromosome C4, Da-Ae, whole genome shotgun sequence genomic region harbors:
- the LOC106405881 gene encoding probable WRKY transcription factor 33 → MAASSLLTMDNNRTRQNMNGSVNWSQQTSRASPASLEDLEIPPKFRSFAPSSISTSPSTCFSPSVFLDSPAFVSSSANVLASPTTGALITNESDHKSITEEEKTNNNNNSLSLFDFSFQTQPSGVSAPTTTTNSSVLQWSQTDTRPNNNTHQAVPYNGREQRKGEDGYNWRKYGQKQVKGSENPRSYYKCTYPSCPTKKKVEMSLDGQITEIVYKGSHNHPKPQSTRRSSSSFSTFHSGGLDHHGSSDSFAIQQEDNATSGSLGDDELSVISREEEDYGSEPEAKRWKGENETNGGSGNGSKTVREPRIVVQTTSDIDILDDGYRWRKYGQKVVKGNPNPRSYYKCTTTGCPVRKHVERASHDMRAVITTYEGKHNHDVPAARGSGYSTNRLAQDPSSAPIRPNAIAGHSHYTTSSQAPYTPQMLQHNNNTNAGPFGYAMNNNIQTQQNNFVGGGFSIAKEEPNEESSSSFFDSFLS, encoded by the exons atggCTGCTTCTTCTCTTCTTACTATGGACAATAACAGAACCAGACAAAACATGAATGGTTCTGTTAATTGGTCACAACAAACCTCAAGAGCATCACCAGCATCTTTAGAAGATCTTGAGATCCCACCAAAGTTCAGATCTTTTGctccttcttcaatctcaacctCTCCTTCCACTTGTTTCAGCCCCTCTGTTTTCCTAGATTCCCCTGCTTTTGTCTCCTCTTCTGCTAAC GTTCTTGCTTCTCCAACCACAGGAGCTCTGatcacaaacgaaagtgacCATAAAAGTATAACTGAGGAAGAGAAgactaacaacaacaacaacagcctTAGCCTCTTTGATTTCTCATTTCAGACACAACCATCAGGAGTTTCTGctcctacaacaacaacaaacagtTCTGTCTTACAATGGAGCCAAACAGATACTCGTCCAAACAACAACACTCATCAAGCTGTACCTTACAACGGAAGggagcaaaggaaaggagaggATGGTTACAACTGGAGAAAGTACGGACAGAAACAGGTTAAAGGGAGTGAGAATCCCAGGAGTTACTATAAGTGTACTTACCCGAGTTGTCCAACGAAGAAGAAAGTGGAAATGTCTTTGGATGGTCAGATCACGGAGATTGTGTATAAAGGAAGCCATAACCATCCTAAACCTCAATCCACTAGAagatcatcatcttctttttcaaCATTTCACTCAGGTGGACTTGATCATCATGGTTCTTCTGATTCATTTGCTATCCAGCAAGAAGATAACGCTACTTCTGGTTCTCTTGGAGACGATGAGTTATCGGTTATCAGCAGAGAGGAGGAAGATTATGGGAGTGAACCTGAAGCAAAGAGATG GAAAGGAGAGAACGAGACAAACGGTGGGAGTGGTAATGGAAGCAAGACAGTGAGAGAGCCGAGGATTGTTGTGCAGACAACAAGTGACATAGACATTCTTGATGATGGTTACAGATGGAGAAAGTATGGTCAGAAAGTCGTCAAGGGGAACCCAAATCCAAG GAGCTACTACAAGTGCACAACGACCGGTTGTCCAGTGAGAAAACATGTTGAGAGAGCATCACACGATATGCGAGCGGTGATCACAACCTACGAAGGGAAACACAACCACGACGTACCTGCAGCTCGTGGTAGCGGTTACTCTACAAACAGACTGGCACAAGATCCTTCTTCAGCACCAATTAGACCAAATGCTATTGCTGGTCACTCTCATTACACTACTTCTTCTCAAGCACCATATACACCTCAGATGCTGCAGCACAACAACAACACTAATGCTGGGCCTTTTGGTTACGCTATGAACAACAACATTCAAACGCAACAAAACAACTTTGTTGGGGGTGGGTTCTCTATAGCAAAAGAAGAACCAAACGAGGAGTCTTCCTCCTCCTTTTTCGATTCGTTTTTGTCCTGA